The Quercus robur chromosome 7, dhQueRobu3.1, whole genome shotgun sequence genome has a segment encoding these proteins:
- the LOC126691230 gene encoding AP2-like ethylene-responsive transcription factor PLT2 yields MAICQRQIPQISVQTEERPVTEANVRKSLTGGVRFLKRGKGKKAMKVTKVFIMGSLHTDDDDYYFAHSPASCSLSAFSTASQFGDSTLGNLNDIISDSSQIHCSSPSMQSNSTAEAHKSFDFLSNFPNENQLPAALSENLLPAAEMSPTPLNSSMDVHCSNYQELSNYSQSSLLPVGSENNWSNEVNDGLSNVEVNQTSFNDISGENGYQNGKKIPQGQGGRRGHRRRPNRSLSERGSIYRGVSRYTARFEAFLWDNTDPEEKSKTGGFHNEEDAARAYDLAALKLWGKTAPINFPLSDYKKDLEEMQSMTKNEYLQNLRRKSRGFAKGTSIFRGVSRAQGGIWGV; encoded by the exons ATGGCCATTTGCCAGAGGCAAATACCCCAAATAAGTGTGCAAACAGAGGAAAGACCAGTAACTGAGGCTAAT GTTAGAAAAAGCCTCACAGGAGGTGTGAGGTTCTTGAAGAGAGGCAAGGGCAAAAAAGCAATGAAAGTAACAAAG GTATTTATTATGGGATCGTTACACACAGATGATGATGACTACTATTTTGCCCACAGTCCGGCTTCTTGTTCTTTGTCAGCTTTTTCAACAGCTTCTCAATTTGGGGATTCAACCCTAGGGAACTTGAATGACATTATTAGTGACTCAAGCCAAATCCATTGTTCATCTCCATCCATGCAGTCAAATTCTACTGCCGAGGCTCATAAGAGTTTTGATTTTCTCAGCAACTTTCCTAATGAAAATCAACTTCCAGCTGCATTATCCGAGAATCTCTTACCAGCTGCAGAAATGTCACCAACACCTCTGAATTCCTCCATGGATGTTCATTGTAGCAACTACCAAGAACTCTCTAACTATTCACAATCATCACTATTGCCTGTGGGAAGTGAAAATAATTGGAGTAATGAAGTTAATGACGGTCTTAGTAATGTTGAAGTGAACCAAACAAG TTTCAATGATATTAGTGGAGAGAATGGCTAtcaaaatggcaaaaaaattcCTCAAGGACAAGGAGGTCGCAGAGGACATCGTAGAAGACCTAATCGCTCACTAAGTGAGAGAGGCTCAATCTACCGAGGAGTTAGTAG GTATACTGCACGTTTTGAAGCATTTCTATGGGATAATACTGATCCAGAAGAGAAATCAAAAACAG GTGGATTTCACAACGAAGAGGATGCAGCTAGGGCTTATGATTTGGCTGCTCTTAAGTTATGGGGCAAGACTGCACCAATAAATTTTCCT TTGAGTGACTACAAGAAGGATTTGGAGGAGATGCAGTCCATGACAAAGAATGAATATTTGCAAAACCTTAGAAG GAAGAGTAGAGGCTTCGCGAAGGGAACATCAATTTTCCGTGGAGTTTCAAG GGCTCAAGGTGGCATTTGGGGTGTTTAA